One Mycoplasmopsis caviae DNA segment encodes these proteins:
- a CDS encoding MurR/RpiR family transcriptional regulator, whose translation MKLFLFADEYKSLTNAEQKIVEYLNENPNDFAENSIEKNATKTNTSTAVLSRMYSKLGFSSYKEMQFYVKYNYLSRIKIPKELEDNSIYKVFKSYIETINLTSKYLDINEIRFICNEIHKKKTVYCYGIGSSAISARELCLNLEKFNYRTFFYDGFHTFLISLFSKAQKEEKPPVIIFSKTGNTAEIIFLCEQLLKNNFPFLLITANKSQKSKYPHVLLHETVEQRIRYHALSSKIAQQYIADIITDYLVSKIEDKSSRSDWLKVIDEWNDSGKKRHD comes from the coding sequence ATTGTTGAGTATTTAAATGAAAATCCAAATGACTTTGCAGAAAATTCAATAGAGAAAAACGCTACAAAAACAAATACATCAACAGCAGTATTATCTCGTATGTACAGTAAATTAGGTTTTTCAAGCTACAAAGAAATGCAATTTTATGTTAAATACAATTATTTATCTCGCATAAAGATTCCTAAAGAACTAGAAGATAATAGTATTTATAAAGTTTTTAAGTCATATATCGAAACAATCAATTTGACTAGTAAGTATTTAGATATAAATGAAATCAGGTTTATTTGCAATGAAATTCATAAAAAGAAAACGGTCTACTGTTATGGAATTGGATCGAGTGCTATTTCAGCTCGAGAATTATGCTTAAATTTAGAAAAATTTAACTACAGGACATTTTTCTATGATGGCTTTCATACGTTTTTAATTTCATTATTTTCAAAGGCTCAAAAGGAAGAAAAACCACCGGTTATAATTTTTTCTAAGACCGGAAATACTGCTGAAATTATTTTCTTATGTGAACAATTATTGAAAAATAATTTCCCATTTCTATTAATAACAGCCAATAAATCACAAAAGTCAAAATACCCTCATGTTCTTCTTCACGAAACTGTTGAACAACGTATTCGCTACCATGCATTAAGTTCTAAAATAGCTCAACAATATATAGCAGATATAATTACCGACTATCTAGTATCTAAGATAGAAGACAAAAGCAGTAGAAGTGATTGACTTAAAGTAATTGATGAATGAAATGATAGTGGCAAAAAAAGACACGATTAG
- a CDS encoding IS1634 family transposase, whose protein sequence is MQEVKENLGIENVTIVADRGLNSGPNLQAIIDNGFKFIMAEKIKAKGKIASEILDLDSYDKITENYFIKDRKDTKFVKNEEDEKYIIDGRLVLSFSENRRKKDENDRKRLIEKALKGVQNNASKARSELSRGGRKYLDYNVKEVTIKTTKIEDDAKWDGFYGIFTNDMEMKTDRIISTYRKLWKIEDSFRMLKTSFEVRPVYLSKRKTIEAAFSYLLFSPCTPKISRIHYWLNSWRWSQIYYWKNTQQY, encoded by the coding sequence ATACAGGAAGTTAAGGAAAATTTAGGGATCGAAAATGTAACGATAGTTGCTGATAGAGGACTTAATTCTGGACCTAATTTACAGGCGATAATTGACAATGGTTTTAAATTTATAATGGCAGAAAAAATTAAAGCAAAAGGCAAAATTGCTTCTGAAATACTTGACTTAGATTCATATGATAAAATAACTGAAAACTACTTTATTAAAGATCGTAAAGATACAAAATTTGTAAAAAATGAAGAAGATGAGAAATATATAATTGATGGTAGACTTGTTCTTTCTTTCAGTGAAAATAGAAGAAAAAAGGATGAGAACGACCGCAAAAGACTTATTGAAAAAGCTTTAAAAGGTGTTCAAAACAACGCTTCAAAAGCTCGCTCAGAATTAAGTAGAGGTGGTAGAAAGTACCTCGATTATAATGTTAAAGAAGTAACGATAAAGACAACAAAAATTGAAGATGATGCAAAATGAGATGGATTTTATGGAATATTCACAAACGATATGGAAATGAAGACTGATAGAATTATTTCAACATATCGAAAACTTTGAAAAATTGAAGATTCGTTTAGAATGTTAAAAACATCATTTGAGGTTAGACCTGTTTATCTATCAAAAAGGAAGACAATTGAAGCGGCATTTTCTTATTTGTTATTTAGCCCTTGTACTCCAAAGATTTCTAGAATTCACTATTGACTCAATAGTTGAAGATGATCACAAATTTACTACTGAAAAAATACTCAACAGTATTAG
- a CDS encoding MSC_0882 family membrane protein, with protein MRKYQPIQNSASIEVVQNNHDYKFNNHNSRVYRDPKNQISPRVYRVIRAEQMLKILILSISFLIMTISVIMFTLVYAKVGIFNQEKRLIGYLILFGTVAFLSMSIGFKNLIENIQWSHTIQRYRDAVSNGDYTSSSTFHIAYRKIVLKDVNLTWMLVFVLTYLGIITAIVYGLYMWKRWYYESDTLKINFEWAKWLDQGFGNTILFCIISVIIMASSVAAYIIIRLFDKKRLADICDFLGERSVEIHEQVEKSRRERNKMWLRVYLVIVTLTILLPIALALVALWRLIVRRRRSVIK; from the coding sequence ATGCGAAAATATCAACCAATACAAAATTCAGCAAGTATCGAAGTTGTTCAAAATAACCACGACTATAAATTTAATAATCACAATAGTCGTGTTTATCGTGATCCAAAGAATCAAATTTCGCCCCGTGTTTATCGTGTTATTAGAGCAGAACAAATGCTTAAGATTTTAATCCTTTCAATTTCATTTTTGATTATGACAATATCGGTAATAATGTTTACATTAGTATATGCAAAAGTTGGGATTTTTAATCAAGAAAAAAGACTAATTGGTTATTTGATTCTTTTTGGAACTGTAGCATTTTTATCAATGTCAATAGGTTTTAAAAACTTAATTGAGAATATACAATGATCTCATACTATTCAAAGGTATCGAGATGCGGTAAGTAATGGAGATTATACATCAAGCAGCACATTCCACATTGCTTATCGAAAAATAGTACTCAAAGATGTTAATTTAACATGAATGCTTGTTTTTGTTTTAACATATCTAGGAATTATAACTGCAATAGTTTATGGACTTTATATGTGAAAACGCTGATATTATGAAAGTGATACATTAAAAATTAATTTTGAATGAGCAAAATGACTTGACCAAGGATTTGGAAACACAATATTGTTTTGTATCATTAGTGTAATAATAATGGCTTCTTCAGTTGCTGCATATATCATAATTAGGTTATTTGACAAAAAACGATTGGCTGATATATGCGACTTTTTAGGTGAGCGTTCTGTCGAGATTCATGAACAAGTTGAAAAGAGCAGAAGAGAACGGAACAAAATGTGGTTAAGAGTTTATTTGGTTATAGTTACTCTTACAATATTATTGCCTATTGCCTTAGCATTAGTTGCGTTATGAAGACTAATTGTTAGACGTCGCAGAAGCGTTATTAAATAA
- a CDS encoding N-acetylmannosamine-6-phosphate 2-epimerase — protein sequence MKLNNNLFIVSCQALEDEPMYGPGVIERLVKSALLGGAGGIRISQRENIKTIMDLVPKDIPLIGITKKKFDDSEVFITPDLDDLKFLIDSKIPIIAIDATLRKRPKESLEELVSYFKSHNNNQLLMADCSNIDDVKNAFELDFDIISTTLRGYTSDTKDMPNIFNNYQFLKDIVKLNKKYNKYIIAEGGFNTPQSVAKAFKIGANGVVVGSAITRPTFITQQFVNYLKINK from the coding sequence ATGAAGTTAAATAATAATTTGTTTATTGTTTCATGTCAAGCACTTGAAGATGAACCTATGTATGGACCTGGCGTTATTGAGCGACTTGTTAAATCTGCTTTACTAGGTGGTGCTGGCGGAATAAGAATTAGTCAGAGAGAGAACATAAAAACTATTATGGATTTAGTACCAAAGGATATTCCACTTATTGGTATTACTAAAAAGAAATTTGATGACTCAGAAGTTTTTATAACTCCGGATTTAGATGATTTAAAATTCTTAATTGATAGCAAAATTCCTATAATTGCTATTGATGCAACATTAAGAAAAAGACCAAAAGAAAGCCTTGAAGAATTAGTATCTTATTTTAAATCGCATAATAATAATCAATTATTGATGGCAGATTGCTCAAATATTGATGATGTTAAAAACGCATTTGAGCTTGATTTTGATATCATTTCAACAACGCTCAGAGGTTACACGAGCGATACGAAAGATATGCCAAATATATTCAATAATTACCAATTCCTTAAAGATATAGTTAAATTAAATAAAAAATATAATAAGTATATAATTGCTGAAGGTGGCTTCAATACACCACAAAGTGTGGCAAAAGCTTTTAAAATTGGTGCTAATGGTGTTGTTGTTGGTTCTGCAATTACTCGACCAACTTTTATTACTCAACAATTTGTAAATTACCTTAAGATAAATAAATAA
- the fmt gene encoding methionyl-tRNA formyltransferase, translating to MKLLLAGTPAFAVEIFEKLINNFEVVAIVSQPDRPSVRGHKLTPTPTKQLAQKYNIKCFQPEKISQIKDELEALNYDYLITCAFGQYIPENVLKIAKKLNLNIHGSLLPKYRGAAPIQYSLLNNDQETGISLMEMVKQMDAGDIFVQKAIKIEEYDTTSILFNKLSKLTCDNIVQWLIDLDLGKLKRIKQDESKVTLSPKLDKEKALLSSELCMQEAINIIRAYELNPGAYTFIDNKRVKIFFATKKEVKNAPKLKFSDGYLYATDYQFESKKRIKLI from the coding sequence ATGAAATTATTATTAGCTGGAACACCTGCATTTGCAGTTGAAATTTTTGAAAAATTAATCAACAACTTTGAAGTTGTTGCAATAGTGTCGCAACCTGATCGACCAAGCGTTAGAGGACATAAACTAACTCCAACACCAACAAAGCAATTAGCTCAAAAATATAATATTAAATGTTTCCAACCAGAAAAAATTTCTCAAATTAAAGATGAATTAGAAGCATTAAATTATGACTATTTAATTACTTGTGCATTTGGCCAATATATACCTGAAAATGTTCTAAAAATTGCTAAAAAACTTAACTTAAATATTCACGGTTCTCTACTTCCAAAATATCGCGGAGCTGCTCCAATTCAATACTCGCTTTTAAACAATGACCAAGAGACAGGAATTAGTTTAATGGAAATGGTTAAGCAAATGGACGCGGGCGATATATTTGTCCAAAAAGCCATCAAAATAGAAGAATACGACACAACAAGTATCCTATTTAACAAGCTTTCCAAATTAACTTGCGACAATATTGTTCAATGATTAATAGACCTTGATTTGGGAAAATTAAAAAGAATAAAGCAAGACGAATCAAAAGTAACACTTAGTCCAAAACTAGATAAAGAAAAAGCACTTTTAAGTAGTGAACTATGCATGCAGGAAGCAATAAACATTATACGAGCATATGAGTTAAACCCCGGGGCATATACTTTTATAGATAATAAAAGGGTTAAAATATTTTTTGCTACAAAAAAAGAAGTAAAAAATGCACCTAAATTGAAATTTAGTGATGGTTATTTATATGCCACTGATTACCAATTTGAATCTAAAAAAAGAATAAAACTTATTTAA
- a CDS encoding PTS transporter subunit EIIC, translating into MDTSKTTTSPNEVNNKSQKGKIKAWFQQLARGLMLPIAILPIAGLLLGIGGAIGANVHTALGTTIANIFKGISVVVFGNLPILFCIAIAITFSKDKGGAGFAAVIAYLVFTSSQMAFIQKPEKDFAGSILWFHKYLPGIVDKNLGMNSLNTSIFGGLVVGIATSYTFNYFSKLQLPTALSFFSGIRLVPIVLVPISFGISLVFLLFWPWVGLAIFKIGALIQKAPLGLDGFVYGVLGRALMPFGLHHIPIVLAFQTEFGGVLSIQMIEQAVTKNIIDQNTANILIKELKSFTDNKETIIGDQNIWNFINGLKFNTINGVRLYPWFYSNLGINAGRFTQDYPTYLGTCMGIGLAMILLAEKENRRNVAITIGSAMAVAFLTGITEPLEFTFLFVAPQLYYAIYVPLSGLAYALMEWSGAHVGVGFARGFIDLIIYGAIPVAKGTAFYWALLWSIVLGSISFVTFYFWIKYGKIATPGRLGNNIGLINKKKYQELKENEADKKLIEKASNQENKKTFDDENIEGIVNKLGGLANLNNVSACATRLRVELKENLDIKAEDFVPYGSFGLVHDNLSVQVILGGKATVIADKINEKINDEVK; encoded by the coding sequence ATGGACACCTCAAAAACAACTACTTCTCCAAATGAAGTTAATAATAAATCTCAAAAAGGTAAAATTAAAGCTTGGTTTCAGCAACTGGCTAGGGGTTTAATGTTGCCAATAGCAATTTTACCTATTGCAGGGTTACTTCTTGGAATTGGAGGAGCTATTGGTGCAAACGTTCATACAGCATTAGGTACAACCATTGCAAACATTTTTAAAGGAATTTCTGTAGTTGTATTTGGCAATTTACCTATATTATTTTGTATTGCTATTGCAATTACTTTTTCAAAGGACAAAGGTGGTGCAGGTTTTGCTGCAGTAATTGCATACCTTGTTTTCACAAGTAGTCAAATGGCTTTTATACAAAAACCAGAAAAAGACTTTGCTGGTTCAATTCTATGATTTCATAAATATTTACCAGGTATTGTTGATAAGAATCTAGGTATGAATTCATTAAATACCAGCATTTTTGGTGGTTTGGTAGTGGGCATTGCTACTTCTTATACGTTTAATTACTTTTCAAAATTACAATTACCAACTGCATTGTCATTTTTCTCAGGTATTAGACTAGTACCTATTGTTTTAGTTCCTATTTCATTTGGTATCTCATTAGTATTCTTACTATTTTGACCATGAGTAGGTTTGGCAATCTTTAAAATTGGTGCACTAATTCAAAAAGCACCATTAGGACTTGATGGATTTGTTTATGGAGTTTTAGGTCGTGCACTTATGCCTTTTGGTTTACATCATATTCCAATTGTTTTGGCATTTCAAACAGAATTTGGTGGCGTGCTATCTATACAAATGATTGAGCAAGCAGTAACCAAAAATATAATTGATCAAAATACAGCAAACATTTTAATTAAGGAATTAAAGTCATTTACAGATAATAAGGAAACAATCATAGGTGATCAAAATATATGAAACTTCATTAATGGACTTAAATTTAATACTATTAATGGAGTAAGGTTATATCCTTGATTTTATTCGAATTTAGGAATTAATGCCGGTCGATTTACTCAAGATTATCCAACATATCTTGGTACATGTATGGGTATTGGTTTAGCAATGATTTTGTTAGCTGAAAAAGAAAATCGTAGAAATGTTGCTATAACAATAGGTTCAGCAATGGCTGTTGCATTCTTAACAGGTATTACAGAACCATTAGAATTTACATTCTTGTTTGTAGCACCACAACTTTACTATGCAATTTATGTTCCACTTAGTGGACTTGCTTATGCTTTAATGGAGTGAAGCGGAGCTCATGTCGGTGTTGGTTTTGCCCGTGGATTTATTGATCTAATTATCTATGGTGCAATTCCAGTCGCCAAAGGCACAGCATTCTACTGAGCACTACTTTGATCAATTGTGCTTGGTTCAATTTCATTTGTAACATTCTACTTTTGAATTAAGTATGGTAAGATAGCTACTCCTGGACGGCTAGGAAATAATATTGGTTTAATAAACAAGAAAAAATATCAAGAATTAAAAGAAAATGAAGCTGATAAAAAACTCATTGAAAAAGCTAGCAATCAAGAAAATAAAAAAACATTCGATGATGAAAATATTGAGGGTATTGTTAATAAATTAGGTGGATTAGCAAACCTAAATAATGTATCAGCTTGTGCAACAAGATTGAGAGTTGAACTAAAAGAAAACTTGGATATTAAGGCTGAAGATTTTGTTCCATATGGTTCATTTGGATTAGTTCATGACAATTTATCTGTTCAGGTTATTCTTGGTGGTAAGGCTACAGTCATAGCCGATAAAATAAACGAGAAAATTAATGATGAAGTTAAATAA